In the genome of Thermus sp. LT1-2-5, one region contains:
- a CDS encoding roadblock/LC7 domain-containing protein, translated as MAYLESLASLGVKRAVLTGLDGLVIEALGRGAPPAEVLAAELASLVRHMTPLAEALSGEVRRFTLATDSHEVLALRVGEYILGAVLERGMDRKAIGQELSRIALRVQSL; from the coding sequence ATGGCCTACCTAGAAAGCCTGGCCTCTTTGGGGGTAAAGCGGGCGGTGCTCACCGGGCTGGACGGCCTGGTCATAGAAGCCCTGGGCCGGGGCGCCCCGCCTGCGGAGGTCCTGGCGGCGGAGCTCGCCTCCTTGGTACGCCACATGACCCCCTTGGCGGAGGCCCTTTCCGGGGAGGTGCGCCGCTTCACCCTGGCCACGGACAGCCACGAGGTCCTGGCCTTGCGGGTGGGCGAGTACATCCTAGGGGCGGTGCTGGAGCGGGGCATGGACCGCAAGGCCATTGGGCAGGAGCTTTCCCGCATCGCCCTTAGGGTGCAAAGCCTCTAG
- the recR gene encoding recombination mediator RecR, whose amino-acid sequence MKYPESLLKLSRALSRLPGIGPKTAQKLALHLAFHPEEAEGLREALAAIRGLGVCRVCGNLAEGELCPICQDESRDPSLLAVVETVADLFALERSGEFSGVYHVLGGALNPLEGVGPKELNLETLWPRLKEVKEVVLATSMTVEGEATALYLAEELKRRGVKATRLAYGLPVGGSLEYVDEVTLGRALEGRKPV is encoded by the coding sequence ATGAAGTACCCCGAAAGCCTCCTCAAGCTCTCCCGGGCCCTCTCCCGCCTCCCCGGCATCGGCCCCAAAACCGCCCAGAAGCTCGCCTTGCACCTGGCCTTCCACCCGGAGGAGGCGGAGGGGCTTCGGGAAGCCCTGGCCGCCATCCGAGGGCTTGGGGTCTGCCGGGTGTGCGGCAACCTGGCGGAGGGGGAGCTTTGCCCCATTTGCCAGGACGAAAGCCGCGACCCCAGCCTCCTCGCCGTGGTGGAAACCGTGGCCGACCTCTTCGCCCTGGAGCGGAGCGGGGAGTTCTCCGGGGTCTACCACGTCCTGGGCGGCGCCCTTAACCCCTTAGAAGGCGTGGGCCCCAAGGAGCTCAACCTGGAAACCCTCTGGCCCCGCCTCAAGGAGGTGAAGGAGGTGGTCCTCGCCACCTCCATGACCGTGGAGGGGGAGGCCACGGCCCTTTACCTGGCGGAGGAGCTCAAGCGCCGGGGGGTTAAGGCCACCCGGCTCGCCTACGGCCTGCCCGTGGGCGGGAGCCTGGAGTACGTGGACGAGGTGACCCTGGGCCGGGCCCTGGAGGGAAGGAAGCCCGTATAG
- a CDS encoding YbaB/EbfC family nucleoid-associated protein, producing MNLQKLLKEAQKAQKKAAEIQERLEGMTVVGTAQGLVEVEANGHGKILAVRLKPEVLSTFQDDLEALEDLLLVAIQDAQKKAQELSEKEMARELGGVGQMLGKLF from the coding sequence ATGAACCTACAGAAGCTCCTGAAGGAAGCGCAAAAGGCCCAGAAGAAGGCGGCGGAGATCCAAGAACGCCTAGAGGGCATGACCGTGGTGGGCACGGCCCAGGGACTGGTGGAGGTGGAGGCCAACGGGCACGGCAAGATCCTCGCCGTGCGCCTCAAGCCCGAGGTGCTTAGCACCTTCCAGGACGACCTCGAGGCCCTGGAAGACCTCCTCTTGGTGGCCATCCAAGACGCCCAGAAGAAGGCCCAGGAGCTTTCCGAGAAGGAGATGGCCCGGGAGCTCGGGGGCGTGGGCCAGATGCTGGGCAAGCTCTTCTAG
- the hemB gene encoding porphobilinogen synthase → MERPRRLRSPLLRPLVAEVELSPRHLILPLFVKAEGEREEIASMPGVHRHPLTDLPRLGEEALKAGLGGVILFGVLPEGEKDPLGHGAYAEEGVVQRAIRLLKREFPELLVIADTCLCEYTSHGHCGVVREGPLGFYVDNDATLELLAKTALSQAQAGADVVAPSAMMDGQVRAIREALDRGGFAHVPILSYAVKYASAFYGPFRDAAASAPQFGDRSGYQMDPRAGLWDALREADLDDREGADLLMVKPALPYLDVLAALKGRFPKPLFAYHVSGEYAMLKAAALKGFLDERRAVLETLYAIRRAGAQGILTYYALEAARWLQEG, encoded by the coding sequence ATGGAGCGCCCAAGAAGGCTGCGTTCGCCCCTTTTGCGCCCCCTGGTGGCCGAGGTGGAGCTTTCCCCCCGCCACCTCATCCTCCCTCTCTTCGTGAAGGCGGAAGGGGAGCGGGAGGAGATCGCCTCCATGCCTGGGGTCCACCGCCACCCCCTAACGGACCTTCCCCGCCTGGGAGAGGAGGCCCTGAAGGCGGGGCTTGGCGGGGTCATCCTCTTCGGGGTTTTGCCCGAGGGAGAAAAGGACCCGTTAGGCCACGGGGCCTACGCCGAGGAGGGCGTGGTGCAACGGGCCATCCGCCTCCTTAAGCGGGAGTTCCCCGAGCTTTTGGTCATCGCCGACACCTGCCTGTGCGAGTACACCAGCCACGGCCACTGCGGGGTGGTGCGGGAAGGGCCCTTGGGGTTCTACGTGGACAACGACGCCACCCTGGAGCTTCTGGCCAAGACCGCCCTTTCCCAGGCCCAGGCCGGGGCCGATGTGGTGGCCCCAAGCGCCATGATGGACGGCCAGGTGCGGGCTATCCGGGAGGCGCTGGACCGGGGAGGGTTTGCCCACGTGCCCATCCTCTCCTATGCGGTGAAGTACGCCTCCGCCTTCTACGGGCCCTTCCGGGACGCCGCGGCCAGCGCCCCCCAGTTCGGCGACCGCTCGGGCTACCAGATGGACCCGAGGGCGGGGCTTTGGGACGCCCTGCGGGAGGCGGACCTGGACGACCGGGAAGGGGCGGACCTCCTCATGGTGAAGCCCGCTTTGCCCTACCTGGACGTCCTGGCCGCCCTCAAGGGGCGCTTCCCCAAGCCCCTTTTCGCCTACCACGTGTCCGGGGAGTACGCCATGCTAAAGGCCGCCGCCCTCAAGGGGTTTTTGGACGAGCGGCGGGCGGTGTTGGAAACCCTATACGCCATCCGCCGGGCCGGGGCCCAGGGCATCCTCACCTACTACGCCCTCGAGGCGGCCCGTTGGCTCCAGGAGGGCTAA
- a CDS encoding VOC family protein produces the protein MDVLETAVYAKDLERARAFYEGVLGLPCFQFKPPRHAFFRAGRGVFLVFNPEETEKDPALPPHGARGSVHVAFRVEEEDLPLWEGRLRAAGYPVWWAEWPKGKSLYTRDPEGNLVELAPAKIWGL, from the coding sequence GTGGACGTCCTGGAAACCGCCGTCTACGCCAAGGACCTGGAAAGGGCGCGGGCCTTCTACGAGGGGGTTTTGGGCCTCCCCTGCTTCCAGTTCAAGCCCCCCCGCCACGCCTTCTTCCGGGCCGGGCGGGGGGTGTTCTTAGTCTTCAACCCCGAGGAAACGGAAAAGGACCCCGCCCTTCCCCCCCACGGGGCCCGGGGGAGCGTCCACGTGGCCTTCCGGGTGGAGGAGGAGGACCTGCCCCTTTGGGAAGGGCGCCTAAGGGCGGCGGGCTACCCCGTTTGGTGGGCGGAGTGGCCCAAGGGGAAAAGCCTTTACACCCGCGACCCCGAGGGCAACCTGGTGGAGCTGGCCCCGGCGAAGATCTGGGGCCTTTAG
- a CDS encoding glutamine synthetase/cystathionine beta-lyase binding protein, whose amino-acid sequence MPTFIVLSTLTDDGAETLVKNPERIKEVNQELERDFGVKVVAQYAVLGPYDFVNIVEAEDAASVARAMLHLASRGSVKTITLEAIPVAELIARLK is encoded by the coding sequence ATGCCCACCTTTATCGTGCTGAGCACCCTGACCGACGACGGCGCGGAAACCCTAGTGAAAAACCCGGAGCGCATCAAGGAGGTGAACCAGGAGCTGGAGCGGGACTTCGGGGTGAAGGTGGTGGCCCAGTATGCGGTCTTGGGGCCTTACGATTTCGTGAACATCGTGGAGGCAGAGGACGCCGCCAGCGTGGCCCGGGCCATGCTGCACCTGGCCTCGAGGGGAAGCGTGAAGACCATCACCCTCGAAGCCATCCCCGTGGCGGAACTCATCGCCCGGCTCAAGTAG
- the guaA gene encoding glutamine-hydrolyzing GMP synthase → MVLVLDFGSQYTRLIARRLRELRAFSLILPGTAPLEEILKHKPQALILSGGPKSVFDPDAPRPDPRLFGLGLPTLGICYGMQLLAQELGGKVERSGRAEYGKALLTRYQGPLFRGLSGEVQVWMSHQDAVSELPPGWRVSGATEDNPVAAMEAEDGKTFAVQFHPEVAHTPKGMQILENFLEIAGVPRDWTPEHMLETLLREVRERVGGERVLLAVSGGVDSSTLALLLARAGVDHLAVFVDHGLLRLGEREEVEGALRALGVNLLVVDAKERFLQALKGVEDPEEKRKVIGREFVAVFSEVARTQGPFRFLAQGTLYPDVIESAGGHGAAKIKSHHNVGGLPEDLEFTLLEPFRLLFKDEVRELALLLGLPDPIRLRHPFPGPGLAVRILGEVTEERLEILRQADDLFTSLLKEWELYDKVAQALAVLTPLRSVGVAGDERRYGYVLALRAVTTEDFMTADWARLPLEFLDEVARRIPRRVPEVGRVVYDITSKPPATIEWE, encoded by the coding sequence ATGGTCCTGGTCCTGGACTTCGGCTCCCAGTACACAAGGCTTATCGCCCGGAGGCTACGGGAACTCCGGGCCTTCTCCCTCATCCTCCCGGGCACCGCTCCCCTCGAGGAGATCCTCAAACACAAGCCCCAGGCCCTCATCCTCTCCGGGGGGCCCAAGAGCGTCTTCGACCCCGACGCCCCCCGCCCCGACCCCCGGCTTTTTGGGCTCGGCCTTCCCACCCTGGGGATCTGCTACGGGATGCAGCTTTTGGCCCAGGAGCTCGGGGGCAAGGTGGAGCGTTCCGGCCGGGCCGAGTACGGCAAGGCCCTCCTCACCCGCTACCAAGGCCCCCTCTTCCGGGGGCTTTCCGGGGAGGTTCAGGTCTGGATGAGCCACCAAGACGCCGTTAGCGAGCTTCCTCCCGGCTGGCGGGTTTCCGGCGCCACCGAGGACAACCCCGTGGCGGCCATGGAGGCCGAAGACGGGAAGACCTTCGCCGTGCAGTTCCACCCCGAGGTGGCCCACACCCCCAAGGGGATGCAGATTTTAGAAAACTTTTTGGAGATAGCGGGCGTGCCCCGGGACTGGACCCCGGAGCACATGCTGGAAACCCTTCTCCGGGAGGTGCGGGAGCGGGTGGGCGGGGAGCGGGTCCTCCTGGCGGTTTCCGGGGGGGTGGACTCCAGCACCCTGGCCCTCCTCCTGGCCAGGGCGGGGGTGGACCACCTGGCGGTCTTCGTGGACCACGGGCTCCTGCGCCTGGGGGAGCGGGAGGAGGTGGAGGGGGCTCTAAGGGCCCTTGGGGTCAACCTCCTGGTGGTGGACGCCAAGGAGCGCTTTCTTCAGGCCCTCAAGGGCGTGGAGGACCCCGAGGAGAAGCGCAAGGTCATCGGGCGGGAGTTCGTGGCGGTCTTCTCGGAGGTGGCGCGGACCCAAGGGCCCTTCCGCTTCCTGGCCCAAGGCACCCTCTACCCCGACGTCATCGAGTCGGCGGGGGGGCACGGGGCCGCCAAGATCAAAAGCCACCATAACGTGGGCGGGCTCCCTGAGGACCTGGAGTTTACCCTCTTGGAGCCCTTCCGCCTCCTCTTCAAGGACGAGGTGCGGGAGCTGGCCCTCCTCCTGGGCCTGCCCGACCCCATCCGCCTGCGCCACCCCTTCCCGGGGCCGGGGCTTGCGGTGCGCATCCTGGGGGAGGTGACGGAGGAGCGCCTGGAGATCCTGCGGCAGGCGGACGACCTCTTCACAAGCCTCCTCAAGGAGTGGGAGCTTTACGATAAGGTGGCCCAGGCCCTGGCGGTCCTCACCCCCTTGCGGAGCGTGGGGGTGGCGGGGGACGAGCGGCGGTACGGCTATGTCCTGGCCCTCCGGGCAGTGACCACGGAGGACTTCATGACCGCAGACTGGGCCCGGCTGCCCCTGGAGTTTCTGGACGAGGTGGCCCGGCGCATCCCCCGCCGGGTACCCGAGGTGGGCCGGGTGGTCTACGACATCACCTCCAAGCCCCCGGCCACCATAGAGTGGGAGTGA
- a CDS encoding S-ribosylhomocysteine lyase: protein MAEVESFALDHTKVQAPYVRLAGRKPVGKGWVEKYDLRLAQPNREAIPTAALHTLEHLLAGYLRDHLEGVIDLSPMGCRTGFYLVVEGPVEEERVLVALERALRDVLLHQGPIPGASFKECGNYRDHHLEGAKAWAEKALRAGLRVQPTIPLEGR, encoded by the coding sequence ATGGCCGAGGTGGAAAGCTTCGCCCTGGACCACACCAAGGTCCAGGCCCCTTACGTGCGCCTAGCCGGCAGGAAGCCTGTGGGAAAGGGATGGGTGGAAAAGTACGACCTGCGCCTGGCCCAGCCCAACCGGGAGGCCATTCCCACCGCTGCCTTGCACACCCTCGAGCACCTTTTGGCTGGGTACCTCCGGGACCACTTGGAAGGGGTCATTGACCTTTCCCCCATGGGTTGCCGCACGGGATTTTACCTGGTGGTGGAAGGCCCCGTGGAGGAGGAGCGGGTCTTGGTGGCCTTGGAAAGGGCGTTGCGGGACGTTTTGCTCCACCAGGGGCCCATTCCTGGGGCGAGCTTTAAGGAGTGCGGCAACTACCGGGACCACCACCTGGAAGGGGCTAAGGCCTGGGCGGAAAAGGCGCTTAGGGCGGGGCTTCGGGTGCAGCCCACCATCCCCTTGGAGGGCCGGTGA
- the mtnN gene encoding 5'-methylthioadenosine/S-adenosylhomocysteine nucleosidase has protein sequence MIAFFAAEPEEAGAIREALGAEAPLDAPFPLYRGAGVLVAETGVGKVAAAMAVAHVLTRFAPKESFFLGVAGALDPSLRALDLLLAEKAVQWDVDLTPFGRLPGETALGVRFFPSDPKLLERVERAALALGVPHKRGVVATGDRFMAERKEAERLRALHGAHAVEMEGAAALMVAYCFRHPMALVRMVTDGAGEGAEGDFQAFLREASRRLGLLARALVY, from the coding sequence GTGATCGCCTTTTTCGCCGCTGAGCCCGAGGAGGCGGGGGCTATCCGGGAAGCCCTCGGGGCGGAAGCCCCCCTGGATGCCCCTTTTCCCCTTTACCGGGGCGCGGGCGTTTTGGTGGCGGAAACGGGGGTGGGCAAGGTGGCGGCGGCCATGGCCGTGGCCCACGTCCTCACCCGCTTTGCCCCCAAGGAGAGCTTCTTCCTGGGGGTGGCCGGGGCCTTGGACCCTTCCTTGCGGGCCCTTGACCTCCTCCTGGCCGAGAAGGCGGTGCAGTGGGACGTGGACCTCACCCCCTTTGGCCGCCTCCCTGGGGAGACCGCCTTGGGGGTGCGCTTTTTCCCCTCGGACCCCAAGCTCCTGGAGAGGGTGGAACGGGCCGCCTTGGCCCTGGGCGTTCCCCATAAGCGAGGGGTGGTGGCCACGGGGGACCGCTTTATGGCGGAACGGAAGGAGGCGGAAAGGCTTCGCGCCCTCCACGGGGCCCATGCCGTCGAGATGGAGGGGGCGGCGGCCCTCATGGTGGCCTACTGCTTCCGCCACCCCATGGCCCTGGTGCGGATGGTGACGGACGGGGCGGGGGAAGGGGCGGAAGGGGACTTCCAGGCCTTTTTGCGGGAGGCCTCGAGGCGGCTCGGCCTCCTGGCCCGGGCCCTCGTATACTAA
- a CDS encoding ribose-phosphate pyrophosphokinase produces MQIRLFTGNAHPGLAQRIAEALGVPLGKALVDRFPDGEIRVRLLESVRGDDVYLIQPTCPPVNEHLMELLLLADAARRSSAGRINAVLPYFGYARQDKQTEGREPVSAKLVAGLLERVGVHRVIAIDLHAPQIQGFFDIPVDHLSAVRLFARYLQEKGYAENAVVVSPDAGRAEEARRLAERLSLPFAMLAKRRHGPKETSVTYVIGDVEGKRPLLIDDIVSTGGTIRRGVEALLQAGALPEVVVLATHPVLVGEARENLAHPAIREVVFTDTIPLKDGGYTVLSTAELLAQAIRHVHTNQSVSALI; encoded by the coding sequence ATGCAAATCCGCCTCTTCACGGGAAACGCCCATCCGGGCTTGGCCCAAAGGATCGCCGAGGCCTTAGGGGTGCCCCTGGGCAAGGCCCTGGTGGACCGCTTCCCCGACGGGGAGATCCGGGTGCGGCTTTTGGAAAGCGTCCGAGGGGACGATGTCTACCTCATCCAACCCACCTGCCCCCCGGTGAACGAGCACCTCATGGAACTCCTCCTGTTGGCGGACGCCGCAAGGCGGAGCTCCGCCGGGCGCATTAACGCCGTCCTCCCTTACTTCGGCTACGCCCGCCAGGACAAGCAGACCGAAGGCCGGGAGCCCGTGAGCGCCAAGCTGGTGGCAGGGCTTTTGGAACGGGTAGGGGTCCACCGGGTCATCGCCATAGACCTCCACGCCCCCCAGATCCAGGGCTTCTTTGACATTCCCGTGGACCACCTCTCCGCCGTCCGCCTTTTCGCCCGCTACCTTCAGGAAAAGGGCTATGCGGAAAACGCCGTGGTGGTTTCCCCCGACGCCGGCCGGGCGGAGGAGGCCAGGCGGCTTGCCGAGCGGCTAAGCCTCCCCTTCGCCATGCTGGCCAAGCGCCGCCACGGGCCCAAGGAAACCTCGGTGACCTACGTGATCGGGGACGTGGAGGGGAAAAGGCCCCTCCTCATTGACGATATCGTTTCCACCGGTGGAACCATTCGGCGGGGGGTGGAGGCCCTGTTGCAGGCAGGGGCCCTGCCCGAGGTGGTGGTTTTGGCCACCCACCCCGTTCTGGTGGGGGAGGCGCGGGAGAACCTGGCCCACCCCGCCATCCGGGAGGTGGTCTTCACCGACACCATCCCCCTGAAAGACGGCGGCTACACCGTGCTTTCCACCGCCGAGCTCCTCGCCCAGGCCATCCGCCACGTGCACACCAACCAGTCGGTGAGCGCCCTCATCTAG
- a CDS encoding 50S ribosomal protein L25 has translation MEYRLKAYYREGEKPAALRRAGKLPGVMYNKSLNQKVYVELGEFDKVFRQASIHHVIVLELPDGKELPTLVRQVNLDKRRRRPEHVDFYVLSDEPVEMYVPLRFVGTPQGVREGGVLQEIHRDILVRVSPRNIPEYIEVDVSGLGIGDSLHAADLKLPEGVRLAISPEETIAAVVPPEDVERLAAETAEAPAEPEVIKKGKKEEEA, from the coding sequence ATGGAGTACCGCCTGAAGGCCTATTACCGGGAGGGGGAGAAGCCCGCCGCTCTAAGGCGGGCGGGGAAGCTCCCCGGGGTCATGTACAACAAGAGCCTGAACCAGAAGGTTTACGTGGAGCTGGGGGAGTTTGACAAGGTCTTCCGCCAAGCCTCCATCCACCACGTGATCGTCCTGGAACTTCCTGACGGCAAGGAGCTCCCCACCTTGGTGCGCCAGGTGAACCTGGACAAGCGCCGGCGCCGGCCGGAGCACGTGGACTTTTACGTCCTTTCCGACGAGCCCGTGGAAATGTACGTGCCCCTGCGCTTCGTGGGCACGCCCCAAGGGGTGCGGGAAGGTGGGGTGCTCCAGGAGATCCACCGGGATATCCTGGTGCGGGTTTCCCCCCGCAACATCCCCGAGTACATCGAGGTGGACGTTTCCGGCCTCGGCATCGGGGATAGCCTCCACGCCGCTGACCTGAAGCTCCCCGAGGGGGTAAGGCTCGCCATCTCCCCCGAGGAGACCATCGCTGCGGTGGTGCCCCCGGAGGATGTGGAGCGCCTAGCGGCCGAAACGGCGGAGGCTCCCGCCGAGCCTGAGGTGATCAAGAAGGGCAAGAAGGAGGAGGAGGCTTAG
- the pth gene encoding aminoacyl-tRNA hydrolase: MFLVVGQGNPGERYAPTRHNVGFMVLDRLGLSFRKKGEALLAEAEVGGQRGFFLKPLTYYNLTGQAVAPLARFYKIPPERILVVHDEMDLPLGRLRLKAGGSPAGNRGVASIAEALGTLAFHRLRIGIGKPPTRELGAAYVLSPFAPEELPLLERVLEVAKEAVLCWAERGLIPCADRYNGLNLRENR; encoded by the coding sequence ATGTTCTTGGTGGTGGGGCAGGGCAACCCGGGGGAGCGCTATGCCCCTACCCGGCACAATGTGGGCTTCATGGTCTTGGACCGGCTGGGCCTTTCCTTTCGCAAGAAGGGGGAGGCGCTTTTGGCCGAGGCGGAGGTGGGGGGGCAAAGGGGCTTTTTCCTGAAACCCCTCACCTACTACAACCTCACGGGCCAGGCGGTGGCCCCCCTGGCCCGCTTCTACAAGATCCCTCCCGAGCGCATTCTGGTGGTGCACGACGAGATGGACCTTCCCTTGGGCCGCCTGCGCCTTAAGGCGGGGGGGAGTCCTGCGGGAAACCGGGGGGTGGCTTCCATCGCCGAGGCCTTGGGCACCCTGGCTTTCCACCGCTTGCGCATCGGGATCGGCAAGCCTCCCACCCGGGAGCTGGGGGCGGCTTATGTGCTTTCTCCCTTCGCTCCCGAGGAGCTTCCCCTTTTGGAACGGGTGCTGGAGGTGGCCAAGGAGGCGGTGCTCTGCTGGGCGGAGCGGGGGCTTATCCCTTGCGCCGACCGCTATAACGGCCTGAACCTGCGGGAAAACCGCTAA
- the ddl gene encoding D-alanine--D-alanine ligase translates to MAEPAVLLLAGGKSPEHEVSLLSAEGVLRHMPFPTDLAVIAKDGRWLLGKEAEAALTAKVAPEGRHPFPPPLDWDRYQVVFPLLHGPYGEDGTVQGFLELLGKPYVGAGVAASALCMDKDLSKRVLAQAGIPVVPWVALYRGERPFVPFEPPFFVKPANTGSSIGITRVEDYAHLERALAEAFRHDVKAVVEKALQGVRELEVGVLGNIWGEASPVGEVRYQAPFYDYETKYTPGRAELLIPAPLDPGTQETIQELALKAYRLLGIRGMARVDFFLAEGEVYLNEVNTIPGFTPTSMYPRLFEAGGVPYPELLRRLVELALG, encoded by the coding sequence ATGGCCGAGCCTGCCGTTTTGCTCCTTGCCGGGGGAAAAAGCCCCGAACACGAGGTTTCCCTGCTTTCCGCCGAGGGCGTTCTGCGCCATATGCCGTTTCCCACGGACCTGGCGGTTATCGCCAAGGACGGGCGCTGGCTCTTGGGCAAGGAGGCGGAAGCCGCCCTAACCGCCAAGGTGGCCCCCGAAGGCCGTCACCCCTTCCCGCCCCCTTTGGACTGGGATCGGTACCAGGTGGTCTTTCCCCTCTTACACGGGCCTTACGGGGAGGACGGGACGGTGCAGGGGTTTTTGGAGCTGTTGGGCAAGCCCTACGTGGGGGCGGGGGTGGCTGCTAGCGCCCTTTGCATGGATAAGGACCTTTCCAAGCGGGTCCTGGCCCAAGCGGGCATTCCCGTGGTGCCCTGGGTGGCCCTTTACCGGGGGGAGAGGCCTTTTGTGCCCTTTGAGCCCCCTTTTTTCGTGAAGCCCGCCAACACCGGCTCCAGCATCGGCATCACCCGGGTGGAGGACTACGCCCACCTGGAAAGGGCCTTGGCTGAGGCGTTCCGCCACGACGTCAAGGCGGTGGTGGAAAAGGCCCTACAAGGGGTGCGGGAACTGGAAGTGGGGGTTTTGGGGAACATCTGGGGCGAGGCGAGCCCCGTGGGGGAGGTGCGCTACCAAGCCCCCTTTTACGATTACGAGACCAAGTACACTCCGGGCCGGGCGGAGCTTCTCATCCCCGCCCCTTTGGACCCAGGAACCCAGGAGACCATCCAGGAGTTGGCCTTAAAGGCCTACCGGCTCCTGGGGATCCGGGGCATGGCCCGGGTGGACTTCTTCTTGGCGGAAGGGGAAGTGTACCTCAACGAGGTGAACACCATTCCCGGCTTCACCCCCACCAGCATGTACCCCAGGCTCTTTGAGGCGGGGGGGGTGCCCTACCCTGAGCTTCTCCGGCGGCTCGTGGAACTGGCCCTAGGCTAG
- the galT gene encoding galactose-1-phosphate uridylyltransferase translates to MRSFYRRHHRKRDGRELILYGLAPWEEAPLPEGEEALEPAPHLRYHPLRKEWVVYAAHRQERTFLPPREHCPLCPSREGAFPTEIPFTRFQVAVFENRFPALVSVPPPPPSGLPVAAEAARGRCEVVVYTPAHTGSLATLSEEERLLLAWVWRERYQALYSLPGVRFVMPFENRGEAVGVTLHHPHGQIYAYPFVPPLLERESLAFRERPVLQELFPHLEAYRVDEEEGFLAFVPPFARYPYEVWVAPRERHPGPWTFSEEEMAAFARLLGRVVARYDALFGEPFPYVMAFHAAPLGEERTFHFHVEFYPPKRTKDKLKFLAGTELGAGTFVVDALPEETARRLREVL, encoded by the coding sequence ATGCGTTCCTTCTATAGGCGCCACCACCGGAAACGGGACGGCCGGGAGCTCATCCTCTACGGCCTTGCCCCTTGGGAAGAGGCCCCTTTGCCAGAAGGGGAGGAGGCTCTGGAGCCTGCTCCCCACCTCCGCTACCATCCCTTGCGGAAGGAGTGGGTGGTCTACGCCGCCCACCGCCAGGAGCGCACCTTCCTGCCCCCAAGGGAGCATTGCCCCTTGTGCCCAAGCCGAGAAGGGGCCTTTCCCACGGAAATCCCTTTTACCCGCTTCCAGGTGGCGGTCTTTGAAAACCGTTTCCCCGCCCTGGTCTCCGTTCCCCCGCCGCCCCCTTCCGGCCTTCCCGTGGCGGCGGAGGCTGCGAGGGGTCGGTGCGAGGTGGTGGTCTACACCCCTGCCCACACGGGAAGCCTGGCCACGCTAAGCGAGGAGGAGAGGCTTCTTTTGGCCTGGGTGTGGCGGGAGCGGTACCAGGCCCTCTATAGCCTCCCCGGGGTGCGCTTCGTCATGCCCTTCGAGAACCGGGGGGAGGCGGTGGGGGTGACCCTGCACCACCCCCATGGGCAGATCTACGCCTATCCCTTCGTGCCGCCCCTTCTGGAGCGGGAAAGCCTGGCTTTCCGCGAGCGCCCTGTGCTCCAGGAGCTTTTTCCCCACCTCGAGGCCTACCGGGTGGACGAGGAGGAGGGCTTTTTGGCCTTTGTACCCCCCTTCGCCCGCTACCCTTACGAGGTCTGGGTGGCTCCCCGGGAGCGGCACCCGGGTCCTTGGACGTTCTCGGAGGAGGAGATGGCGGCCTTCGCCCGGCTTTTGGGCCGGGTGGTGGCCCGCTACGATGCCCTCTTCGGCGAGCCCTTCCCCTACGTGATGGCCTTCCACGCCGCACCCCTGGGGGAGGAGCGCACCTTTCACTTCCACGTGGAGTTCTACCCGCCAAAGCGCACAAAGGACAAGCTCAAGTTTCTGGCGGGAACGGAGCTTGGGGCGGGGACCTTCGTGGTGGACGCCCTGCCGGAGGAAACGGCGCGGCGGCTTAGGGAGGTGTTATGA